Proteins from a genomic interval of Desulfurobacterium sp. TC5-1:
- the sat gene encoding sulfate adenylyltransferase, whose protein sequence is MIVPHGGELINKLPTPEERKELLKKVESLPKVVAGNRYVGHCEMIAIGGYSPLEGFMTKEEAESVIKDVHLPNGLLWSIPVVLPVPEELWKSVKPGDEIAIYDVHNRPIAIVVVDDKYTLDLDFYCQNVFKTTDENHPGVAFIKSAGDKFIGGEIVRLLNRPVREGIDERYYQDPVVVRKIIEEKGWKNVVAFQTRNPIHRAHEYIIKCALETMDGALIHPLVGETKKDDIPAPVRMQCYEVLIENYFNKNRIHLSVLPAPMHYAGPREAVHHMLMRKNYGCTHMIIGRDHAGVGDYYGTYEAQEFVEQFVDELGIKPLKFEHAFYCVKCENMATAKTCPHSKEDHIHLSGTKVRAMLREGKKPPKQFSRPEVAEVLIKWATNA, encoded by the coding sequence ATGATAGTACCGCACGGAGGAGAGCTCATAAACAAACTGCCAACACCAGAAGAGAGAAAAGAGCTTCTAAAAAAAGTTGAATCTTTACCAAAGGTTGTTGCTGGAAACAGATATGTTGGTCACTGTGAGATGATAGCGATAGGAGGCTATTCGCCGCTTGAAGGGTTTATGACTAAGGAAGAGGCTGAATCTGTCATTAAAGATGTTCATCTTCCCAACGGTCTTTTGTGGTCAATTCCTGTTGTTCTCCCGGTTCCGGAGGAACTCTGGAAGAGCGTGAAACCGGGTGATGAGATAGCCATTTACGATGTTCATAATAGACCTATAGCCATTGTGGTTGTTGATGATAAATATACTCTTGACCTTGACTTCTACTGTCAGAATGTTTTTAAAACTACTGATGAGAACCATCCTGGTGTTGCTTTTATAAAGAGTGCAGGTGATAAGTTTATCGGTGGTGAAATAGTAAGGCTTTTGAACAGACCTGTAAGAGAAGGTATTGATGAACGCTACTATCAGGATCCTGTTGTTGTGAGAAAGATTATTGAAGAGAAAGGCTGGAAAAATGTTGTTGCTTTTCAGACGAGGAATCCTATCCATAGAGCTCATGAGTACATAATAAAGTGTGCCCTTGAGACGATGGATGGTGCACTTATCCATCCACTTGTCGGTGAAACAAAGAAAGATGATATTCCTGCGCCTGTTAGGATGCAGTGTTATGAGGTTCTTATAGAGAATTACTTTAATAAGAATCGCATTCACCTTTCTGTTCTTCCGGCGCCCATGCACTATGCTGGTCCGAGGGAGGCGGTTCACCACATGCTTATGAGGAAGAATTACGGCTGTACTCACATGATAATAGGTAGAGATCATGCAGGTGTCGGGGATTATTATGGCACTTATGAAGCACAGGAGTTTGTTGAACAGTTTGTGGATGAACTCGGTATCAAACCTTTAAAGTTTGAACACGCTTTTTACTGTGTTAAATGTGAGAACATGGCAACGGCAAAAACATGTCCCCACTCCAAAGAGGATCACATCCATTTAAGTGGGACAAAGGTTAGAGCAATGCTCAGGGAAGGTAAGAAACCGCCCAAGCAGTTTTCAAGGCCTGAGGTTGCTGAGGTTCTCATAAAGTGGGCTACGAACGCCTGA
- the glyA gene encoding serine hydroxymethyltransferase has protein sequence MRGKVREFDPEVFEALKCEYRRQNEHLELIASENFTSEAVMEAQGSVLTNKYAEGLPGKRYYGGCECVDIVEKLAIERCKKLFGAEHVNVQPHSGSQANQAVYLAVLKPGDTILSMNLSHGGHLSHGSPVNMTGKYFKVVQYGVRKDTETIDFDQVAQLAREHKPKLIICGASAYPRIIDFDKFREIADEVGAYLMADIAHIAGLVVTGLHPSPMEACHFVTTTTHKTLRGPRGGVTMCKAEFGKEIDKAVFPGLQGGPLMHVIAAKAVAFKEAMTPEFKAYQEQVVLNAKAIAEELQKEGFRIVSGGTDNHLMLVDLTDKGITGKEAEAALGKANITVNKNTIPFDTRSPFVTSGIRIGTPAVTTRGIKEQEARRIAQLIATVLKNINDDAVIAKVREEVIEICGKHPLYPEMASLYQ, from the coding sequence ATGAGAGGAAAAGTTAGAGAGTTTGACCCGGAAGTTTTTGAGGCGCTTAAGTGTGAGTACAGGCGTCAGAATGAACATCTTGAGCTCATTGCTTCTGAAAACTTCACAAGTGAAGCTGTTATGGAAGCTCAAGGTTCAGTTCTTACAAATAAGTATGCTGAAGGACTTCCGGGAAAAAGATACTACGGTGGATGTGAATGTGTAGATATCGTTGAGAAGCTTGCAATTGAAAGGTGTAAAAAACTTTTCGGTGCCGAGCACGTAAACGTTCAGCCCCATTCCGGTTCTCAGGCGAATCAAGCTGTTTACCTTGCCGTTCTAAAGCCGGGCGATACGATTCTCTCAATGAACCTTTCTCACGGTGGACACCTTTCTCACGGTTCACCTGTAAACATGACAGGTAAGTACTTTAAGGTTGTTCAGTACGGTGTCAGGAAAGACACTGAAACGATAGACTTTGACCAGGTTGCCCAGCTTGCAAGAGAACATAAGCCAAAACTTATAATCTGCGGTGCTTCTGCGTATCCGAGAATTATAGACTTTGATAAATTTAGAGAGATCGCTGACGAGGTTGGTGCTTATCTCATGGCTGACATAGCTCACATTGCCGGTCTTGTCGTTACCGGACTTCATCCTTCACCGATGGAAGCCTGCCACTTCGTTACAACGACAACACACAAGACACTCAGAGGACCCCGCGGTGGCGTTACAATGTGTAAGGCAGAGTTTGGTAAGGAGATAGACAAGGCTGTGTTCCCGGGACTTCAGGGTGGTCCTCTCATGCACGTCATAGCTGCTAAGGCCGTTGCTTTCAAAGAAGCGATGACACCGGAATTTAAGGCTTATCAGGAACAGGTTGTTCTTAACGCAAAAGCTATAGCTGAGGAACTTCAGAAGGAAGGGTTCAGAATCGTATCCGGCGGAACAGATAACCATCTTATGCTTGTTGACCTTACAGATAAAGGTATTACAGGAAAAGAGGCAGAAGCTGCTCTTGGAAAGGCTAACATTACGGTTAACAAAAATACAATTCCTTTTGATACAAGAAGTCCATTTGTTACAAGTGGTATAAGGATAGGTACTCCTGCCGTAACGACAAGAGGTATTAAAGAACAGGAAGCAAGGAGAATTGCTCAGCTAATTGCAACTGTTCTTAAGAACATCAATGACGATGCTGTGATAGCAAAGGTTAGAGAAGAAGTTATTGAAATTTGCGGGAAGCACCCGCTCTACCCTGAAATGGCATCACTCTATCAGTAA
- a CDS encoding ADP-ribosylglycohydrolase family protein: MLLKRIKGTVFGGAIGDALGTLTEEMDRETVKKNYGGAITDFVEPSPSSVCPFLKKGQYSHETQMFLIALEMYAEKGKIDEEFYVEKLIEWVKDEKNHRYPAGGHINAALAYKSGALPDEARVKGTEIDGALPAVAAGLFRWDNSEEAYQEGSHLASIVYKDDILIDTAGLIAVAVSTITGERIFLEMEEGKLHFLELLHSFSQVEIVKSYIDMVITTVKENIDELDELILRFGNGNFVLEPFALSLYIFLKWGKDFRKSLLRAVNAYGEFGGDTDAIGFLTGALSGCYNGIDAIPKDWLRNIENAGYLKLISEKIFEKIKNE; the protein is encoded by the coding sequence GTGCTTCTTAAAAGGATAAAAGGAACAGTTTTTGGAGGGGCAATAGGAGATGCCCTTGGAACGCTTACAGAAGAGATGGACAGAGAAACCGTAAAGAAAAATTACGGAGGTGCCATCACAGACTTTGTAGAACCTTCCCCTTCATCTGTATGTCCATTTTTAAAAAAGGGACAGTACTCTCACGAAACACAGATGTTCCTCATAGCTCTCGAGATGTACGCCGAAAAGGGAAAGATAGACGAGGAGTTCTACGTTGAAAAACTTATAGAATGGGTAAAAGATGAAAAAAATCACCGATATCCTGCAGGTGGCCACATTAACGCTGCCCTCGCCTACAAAAGCGGCGCTCTGCCAGATGAGGCAAGAGTGAAAGGAACAGAGATTGATGGAGCCCTTCCTGCAGTTGCAGCAGGACTTTTTAGATGGGACAACAGCGAAGAGGCATACCAGGAGGGAAGCCACCTTGCTTCCATCGTTTATAAAGATGACATACTGATTGATACGGCCGGGCTAATAGCAGTTGCAGTATCAACCATCACAGGAGAAAGAATATTTCTTGAGATGGAAGAGGGAAAACTGCACTTTTTAGAACTCCTGCACTCTTTCTCTCAGGTTGAAATCGTAAAATCCTACATAGACATGGTAATAACGACAGTAAAAGAGAACATTGATGAATTAGACGAACTTATTTTAAGGTTTGGAAACGGAAACTTTGTCCTTGAACCGTTTGCCCTTTCCCTCTACATATTCCTGAAGTGGGGAAAAGACTTTAGAAAAAGCCTCTTGAGAGCCGTTAACGCCTACGGAGAATTTGGAGGCGACACCGACGCAATCGGATTTCTTACCGGCGCCCTTTCGGGATGCTACAATGGAATAGATGCAATACCGAAAGATTGGCTAAGAAACATAGAAAACGCCGGATATCTCAAACTGATATCTGAAAAAATTTTTGAGAAGATTAAAAATGAATAA
- the cysC gene encoding adenylyl-sulfate kinase → MTQKFIIPHKGRITREDREKMKSHKSFILWFTGLSGSGKSTLSHRVEEKLYEMGVHTYVLDGDNVRMGLNRDLGFSEEDRRENIRRIGEVAKLFVDAGVVVLTAFISPYRRDRDFVRGLVGEGDFIEVYVKCPLEVCESRDPKGLYKKARAGIIKNFTGIDDPYEEPLNPEIVVETDKESIDECADKIISYLIERRLIKGGDR, encoded by the coding sequence GTGACTCAGAAATTTATTATTCCCCATAAGGGACGTATTACACGGGAAGATAGAGAGAAAATGAAGAGTCATAAGTCTTTTATACTCTGGTTTACGGGACTTTCAGGTTCAGGAAAGTCAACACTTTCTCACCGTGTTGAAGAGAAACTTTACGAAATGGGTGTTCACACGTACGTTCTTGATGGTGATAATGTGAGGATGGGTTTGAACAGGGATTTAGGATTTTCTGAAGAGGATAGAAGAGAGAATATCCGCAGGATAGGTGAAGTTGCAAAGCTTTTTGTTGATGCAGGTGTTGTTGTTCTTACCGCTTTCATTTCCCCTTACAGGAGAGACAGAGATTTTGTGAGAGGGCTGGTAGGAGAAGGTGATTTTATAGAGGTTTACGTTAAGTGTCCTCTTGAGGTGTGTGAAAGTAGAGATCCGAAAGGTCTTTATAAAAAGGCAAGGGCCGGGATAATCAAAAATTTCACGGGTATTGATGATCCTTACGAGGAGCCTCTCAATCCTGAAATAGTTGTTGAAACAGATAAGGAGTCTATTGATGAGTGTGCAGATAAAATAATTTCTTATCTGATAGAGAGAAGATTGATAAAGGGAGGAGATAGATGA
- the rpiB gene encoding ribose 5-phosphate isomerase B: MKIALASDHGGFRLKEVIKRYLDELGIEYVDFGTFSEDSVDYPDYALKAAKSIINGETDRGIFICGTGIGISIAANKVPGIRAALCYNIFAAEMSRRHNNANVLALGGRVIGDELAKSIVKTWLETPFDGGRHERRIRKIAEIEKTFISEQEK, encoded by the coding sequence ATGAAGATAGCCCTTGCAAGTGACCACGGCGGGTTCAGGTTGAAGGAAGTTATAAAGAGGTATCTTGATGAACTTGGTATTGAGTACGTTGACTTTGGCACGTTTTCGGAAGACTCTGTTGATTATCCGGATTATGCCTTAAAAGCTGCAAAAAGTATAATAAATGGTGAGACCGATAGAGGGATCTTTATATGCGGTACGGGTATTGGTATTTCTATTGCTGCAAACAAGGTTCCCGGAATTAGAGCGGCGCTTTGCTACAACATATTTGCTGCTGAAATGTCAAGAAGGCATAACAATGCAAATGTGCTTGCCCTTGGGGGAAGAGTTATAGGTGATGAACTTGCAAAATCAATAGTTAAAACGTGGCTTGAAACACCGTTTGACGGCGGAAGACACGAAAGGCGAATAAGAAAGATAGCAGAGATAGAGAAAACATTCATCTCTGAGCAGGAAAAATAA
- a CDS encoding SLC13 family permease, with protein MGIQALILFASIAVLIFFLYKETFHPAASFTIVVSFLVVVGILTPHQALSGFSNEQIALIALLLVVSSIIKNFRITGYIFSRLMDESLSYKRFLLRLMGTVSFFSAFLNNTPIVAALIPYVYNWGKKKGISPSKLLIPLSYAAILGGTVTLIGTSTNLVVNGLAVNAGLKPLKIFDFSYVGIPAVMAGIAYMLIWGHRLLPDRKDAVSAFLEKKKEYLVETIVPEGSNIAGKTVEEARLRNLKGLFLVEIIREKERITPVSPKDVIKENDVLIFAGETERIIELVNGENGFKLPPVCSFGDDKVELVEALVPQNSSLIGKKVKETNFRGRFDAAIVAVHRNGERLKGKIGNIVLKPGDLLLILAGKNFWDRVSDSDDIYVISRVREIVNIDQKKALPVLVGFFIAILLSALRIIPLFESLLFLISIFVVFRIATYSQIKRSLDLNIIIIAALSIAIGKAMVGTGLAQAIADVVVPFSVPFGITSALLVIYLITNVLTEFITNLAAASITFPIAVSVARKLSVEPKAFVLAVAFAASASFLTPIGYQTNLLVYGPGNYRFRDFLKVGFPLSLIYMFVTIAVLKLVFL; from the coding sequence ATGGGTATTCAGGCGTTAATCCTATTTGCCTCTATTGCCGTTTTAATTTTTTTCCTTTATAAGGAAACATTTCATCCGGCCGCTTCGTTTACCATAGTTGTTTCCTTCCTTGTTGTAGTTGGAATCTTAACGCCCCATCAGGCGCTTTCCGGATTTTCTAATGAACAGATTGCCCTTATAGCGCTTTTACTTGTTGTTAGTTCTATAATTAAAAACTTCCGTATAACTGGCTACATTTTTAGCAGGTTGATGGATGAGAGTCTCTCTTATAAGAGATTTCTTTTACGTTTGATGGGAACGGTTTCCTTTTTTTCTGCATTTTTGAACAATACACCGATAGTTGCTGCGTTAATTCCCTACGTCTATAATTGGGGAAAAAAGAAAGGAATTTCACCTTCCAAATTGCTGATTCCCCTTTCTTACGCTGCGATTTTAGGAGGAACGGTTACCCTTATAGGTACCTCAACAAACCTTGTCGTTAATGGTCTTGCCGTTAATGCGGGATTGAAGCCTCTTAAAATTTTTGATTTCAGCTATGTGGGTATTCCTGCTGTTATGGCTGGTATTGCTTATATGCTAATTTGGGGACACAGATTGCTTCCTGATAGAAAGGATGCCGTATCTGCGTTTCTTGAGAAGAAAAAAGAGTATCTTGTCGAGACAATTGTTCCGGAAGGTTCCAACATAGCCGGTAAAACGGTTGAAGAGGCAAGGTTAAGGAATCTTAAAGGGCTTTTCCTGGTTGAAATTATAAGGGAAAAAGAGAGAATAACACCTGTTTCACCGAAAGACGTCATAAAGGAGAACGATGTTCTTATCTTTGCCGGCGAAACAGAAAGAATAATTGAGCTTGTTAACGGTGAGAATGGATTCAAATTACCGCCTGTCTGTTCTTTTGGCGACGATAAGGTGGAGCTTGTTGAAGCTCTTGTTCCACAGAATTCTTCTCTCATTGGTAAGAAGGTAAAGGAGACGAATTTCAGAGGGCGGTTTGATGCGGCAATTGTTGCTGTTCACAGGAATGGTGAAAGGCTAAAAGGTAAGATAGGAAACATTGTTTTAAAACCGGGAGATCTTCTTTTGATTCTTGCCGGGAAAAACTTCTGGGATAGGGTTTCCGATTCTGACGATATCTATGTGATTTCCAGGGTAAGAGAGATTGTTAACATTGATCAGAAAAAAGCCCTCCCTGTTCTTGTTGGTTTTTTTATTGCAATTTTGCTTTCCGCTTTGAGAATAATTCCACTTTTTGAATCGTTGTTGTTTCTTATTTCTATTTTTGTTGTTTTCAGGATAGCCACTTACAGTCAAATTAAAAGGAGCCTTGATCTTAACATTATTATTATTGCAGCTCTTTCTATTGCAATTGGTAAGGCGATGGTTGGGACGGGACTTGCCCAGGCTATAGCAGATGTTGTTGTTCCCTTTTCTGTTCCATTTGGAATAACATCCGCATTACTTGTTATTTATCTTATAACAAACGTTTTGACGGAGTTTATAACAAACCTTGCTGCAGCTTCCATAACATTTCCAATAGCAGTATCGGTTGCCCGGAAACTTTCTGTTGAACCTAAAGCTTTCGTTTTAGCTGTCGCGTTTGCCGCTTCTGCCAGTTTTTTAACTCCAATAGGTTATCAGACCAACCTTTTAGTCTATGGTCCAGGTAACTACCGTTTTAGAGATTTTTTAAAAGTCGGCTTTCCGTTATCGTTAATATACATGTTTGTTACAATTGCCGTGTTGAAACTGGTGTTTTTATAA
- a CDS encoding ribose-phosphate pyrophosphokinase, which translates to MNQVKLITGNANPELAKAVAGHLGIPLANVTVGRFSDGEIQVVLNESVRDDDVFIIQPLCSPSNDYIMELLLLADALKRASAGRITAVIPYFAYGRQDRKVNPRDPISARLLADIISVAGVNHIVVVDLHAKQVEGFFDLPVDHLEARPVLADYFLRLGFDEEDTVVVSPDIGGVARARNFAKVFNAPIAIIDKRRPKPNVAEVMNIIGEVEGKKAIIIDDIIDTAGTIVNAAKAIKERGATEVYATCTHPVFSGPAVERLSKAVKEGVLKEVVVTDTIPLGDKAFEGAKVLSISGMLAEAIRRIHFGESVSKMFNF; encoded by the coding sequence ATGAATCAGGTAAAACTGATTACAGGAAACGCAAACCCAGAACTTGCAAAAGCCGTTGCAGGACACCTTGGAATTCCTCTTGCCAATGTCACCGTAGGAAGGTTCAGCGACGGCGAAATTCAGGTTGTACTTAACGAGAGCGTCAGAGACGACGATGTTTTTATCATCCAACCTCTGTGCAGTCCTTCCAATGATTACATAATGGAACTACTTCTGCTTGCAGACGCGCTCAAGAGGGCCTCTGCAGGAAGAATAACAGCCGTAATTCCTTATTTTGCTTACGGAAGACAGGATAGAAAAGTTAATCCAAGAGATCCTATCTCCGCACGTTTACTTGCAGATATTATTAGTGTTGCCGGCGTTAACCACATAGTTGTCGTTGACCTTCACGCAAAGCAGGTAGAAGGCTTTTTTGACCTGCCTGTTGATCACCTCGAAGCAAGACCGGTTCTTGCAGACTACTTCTTAAGACTTGGCTTTGATGAAGAAGATACGGTTGTCGTGTCACCTGACATTGGTGGCGTTGCCAGGGCGAGAAACTTTGCAAAGGTATTTAACGCACCGATTGCAATAATAGACAAAAGAAGACCCAAACCAAACGTTGCAGAGGTTATGAACATCATAGGTGAAGTTGAAGGAAAGAAGGCAATCATCATCGATGACATCATAGATACTGCCGGAACAATCGTCAACGCCGCAAAGGCAATAAAAGAAAGGGGCGCTACTGAAGTTTACGCAACATGTACACATCCCGTATTTTCAGGACCTGCCGTTGAAAGGCTGTCAAAAGCTGTTAAAGAAGGTGTCCTGAAAGAGGTTGTTGTTACAGACACCATTCCTCTTGGCGATAAAGCATTTGAAGGTGCAAAGGTTCTCTCTATATCAGGCATGCTTGCAGAAGCAATAAGAAGAATTCACTTTGGTGAATCAGTCAGCAAAATGTTCAACTTCTAA
- the rpe gene encoding ribulose-phosphate 3-epimerase — protein MALLAPSILSADFANLERDIKKAVQAGADVIHVDVMDGRFVPNITIGPCVVESIRKVTDKPLDVHLMIVEPEKYVKAFADAGADWISVHFEASIHLHRTVSMIKELDKKAGVVINPATPVEFLTDILPFVDFVLVMSVNPGFGGQKFIPQTLEKVKKLKKWKEEKDLKFLIEIDGGVKLDNVSEIIAAGVEVAVAGSAVFKGNIEENVKKFKQLIG, from the coding sequence ATGGCTCTACTTGCCCCTTCCATCCTCTCGGCAGATTTTGCAAACCTGGAAAGAGACATTAAAAAGGCTGTGCAGGCAGGCGCAGACGTCATTCATGTTGATGTGATGGACGGCCGTTTTGTTCCAAACATCACCATAGGCCCCTGCGTTGTAGAATCCATAAGAAAAGTCACTGATAAGCCCCTTGACGTTCATCTTATGATAGTAGAGCCCGAAAAGTACGTGAAAGCCTTCGCCGATGCCGGCGCTGACTGGATATCTGTTCACTTTGAAGCTTCGATTCACCTCCATAGAACTGTATCAATGATAAAAGAATTGGATAAAAAAGCAGGCGTTGTTATAAATCCTGCAACTCCGGTGGAATTTCTAACAGACATCCTGCCCTTTGTTGATTTTGTTCTCGTAATGTCTGTAAACCCGGGATTTGGCGGTCAAAAGTTCATTCCACAAACACTTGAAAAGGTTAAAAAGCTAAAAAAGTGGAAAGAGGAAAAAGACTTAAAATTTCTAATAGAGATAGACGGCGGCGTAAAGCTTGATAACGTTTCCGAAATAATCGCCGCCGGCGTTGAAGTTGCAGTTGCAGGTTCAGCCGTGTTTAAAGGTAATATAGAAGAAAATGTAAAGAAATTTAAACAATTAATCGGATAG
- a CDS encoding septal ring lytic transglycosylase RlpA family protein, whose translation MKKKAAVILIAPLISGCITLVGPEGSPEIKAPITAKTIQKPTLAKGCQSIYRVNGKSYCVLKHSKGFEQIGIASWYGPNFHGRKTASGEIYNMYKMTAAHKTLPLGTYVKVINLENGKTAIVKINDRGPFVPGRIIDLSFAAAEKLGILGKGTAKVKIIALGRKEDHHYVTENYQKGNFFVQLAAFKEYSNAKAFMDKVKKSGIKADIVMAYGLYRVVVGPELTYVKAQEKKEEIRKLFPDAFILTID comes from the coding sequence ATGAAGAAAAAAGCGGCAGTAATATTAATAGCACCGTTAATTTCCGGTTGTATCACACTGGTGGGGCCAGAGGGCTCACCAGAAATTAAAGCTCCAATAACTGCTAAAACTATACAGAAACCCACTCTTGCTAAAGGATGCCAGTCCATTTACAGAGTAAACGGGAAAAGCTACTGCGTACTTAAACACAGTAAAGGCTTTGAACAGATAGGTATAGCCTCGTGGTACGGACCAAACTTTCACGGCAGGAAAACGGCAAGCGGCGAAATCTACAACATGTACAAGATGACCGCTGCTCACAAAACACTCCCCCTCGGAACGTACGTTAAGGTAATAAACCTTGAAAACGGAAAAACAGCCATAGTAAAGATAAATGATAGAGGACCTTTCGTCCCCGGACGGATAATAGACTTATCTTTCGCAGCCGCTGAAAAGTTAGGCATCTTAGGTAAAGGCACGGCGAAGGTGAAAATAATTGCCCTTGGAAGAAAAGAAGACCACCACTACGTAACGGAAAACTACCAAAAAGGCAACTTCTTCGTCCAGCTTGCTGCATTCAAAGAGTATTCAAACGCCAAAGCCTTCATGGATAAAGTAAAAAAATCGGGAATAAAGGCAGACATCGTAATGGCTTACGGACTATACAGGGTTGTTGTTGGCCCGGAACTTACATACGTTAAAGCACAGGAGAAAAAGGAAGAAATCAGGAAACTATTCCCGGACGCCTTTATCCTTACAATAGATTAG
- the nadB gene encoding L-aspartate oxidase encodes MKLLKNVEIKEFPKTYDAVVIGSGAAGLFCATKLSQVGLNVCILTKDTADTCSTKLAQGGIAVALPPDDSPLLHYEDTLKAGAGLVDRRTALILVEEGVKRVIDLIRMGATFETDERGLLKFTKEAAHSVSRIVYYRDKTGEEVERALLDSYRGDIIEYATVKELIVKNNRCYGVIFEKNGKYYAIHAPVTAIATGGAAGLYEKNTNPETSTGDGIAMALRYGAVLRDLEFVQFHPTAFCEDGTCFLISESVRGEGAIIVDSYGRRFMGDYHPLWELAPRDVVTRAIENQKKITGGKVFLDFRPIKEKGINIKERFPTITEKLKEVGYDPEKDLIPITPVAHYYIGGINVDTFGRTNITGLFAIGEASCTGVHGANRLASNSLLECIVFGERTAYGMYRDLRFLSLDFEKIPFNVSPLVRKTTDETFTMKDLKHALWKYAGIIRDGGGLTKAIELFRRMIRSNSSYEVKNGAILALGIAISAMRREESRGGHYRSDFPYEREEMRFHSTFTFQDLINSV; translated from the coding sequence ATGAAATTGCTTAAAAACGTTGAGATAAAAGAATTTCCCAAAACGTATGATGCAGTGGTAATAGGAAGCGGTGCAGCAGGGCTCTTCTGCGCTACGAAACTGTCCCAGGTAGGTTTAAATGTCTGCATACTTACAAAAGATACTGCAGACACATGTTCAACAAAGTTAGCACAGGGTGGTATAGCTGTGGCACTGCCGCCGGACGATTCTCCTCTTCTCCACTACGAAGATACGCTAAAAGCCGGAGCAGGCCTTGTTGATAGACGAACCGCCCTAATTTTAGTAGAAGAGGGCGTAAAACGGGTAATAGACCTGATAAGAATGGGGGCCACTTTTGAAACGGACGAAAGAGGACTTTTAAAGTTCACAAAAGAAGCAGCCCACTCTGTTTCAAGAATTGTCTATTACAGGGATAAAACCGGCGAAGAAGTTGAAAGGGCACTTCTTGACAGCTACAGAGGAGATATCATTGAATACGCAACTGTAAAAGAGCTGATAGTGAAAAACAACAGATGCTACGGTGTCATATTTGAAAAAAACGGTAAATACTACGCCATACATGCACCTGTAACCGCCATAGCAACAGGAGGCGCAGCCGGACTTTATGAAAAGAACACAAATCCCGAAACATCAACAGGCGACGGAATAGCAATGGCTCTCCGCTACGGCGCCGTCCTGAGAGACCTTGAGTTTGTGCAGTTCCATCCAACGGCATTCTGCGAAGACGGAACCTGCTTTCTCATATCGGAATCGGTAAGGGGCGAAGGGGCAATAATAGTTGATTCTTACGGCAGAAGATTCATGGGAGACTACCATCCGCTCTGGGAGCTGGCTCCAAGAGATGTGGTAACAAGAGCTATCGAAAATCAGAAAAAAATAACAGGCGGAAAGGTTTTCCTTGACTTCAGGCCTATAAAGGAAAAGGGAATAAACATCAAGGAGCGTTTTCCAACTATAACCGAAAAACTGAAAGAAGTCGGATACGATCCCGAAAAGGATCTTATTCCCATAACACCTGTTGCTCACTATTATATTGGCGGTATCAACGTTGACACCTTCGGCAGAACAAACATTACAGGACTGTTTGCCATAGGGGAAGCTTCCTGCACAGGCGTTCACGGTGCAAACAGGCTTGCCAGCAATTCTCTCCTTGAATGTATTGTATTCGGCGAAAGAACAGCTTATGGAATGTACAGAGATCTAAGATTCCTGTCCCTTGACTTTGAAAAGATACCCTTTAACGTTTCACCTCTTGTAAGAAAAACTACAGATGAAACCTTTACAATGAAGGACCTTAAACATGCATTGTGGAAGTATGCCGGCATCATAAGAGATGGAGGTGGACTGACAAAAGCAATAGAACTGTTTAGAAGAATGATACGTTCAAATTCATCTTACGAGGTTAAAAACGGAGCTATACTGGCACTTGGCATAGCTATAAGCGCCATGAGAAGAGAAGAAAGCAGAGGCGGCCACTACAGGAGTGACTTCCCTTACGAAAGGGAAGAGATGAGATTTCACAGCACGTTCACATTTCAGGATTTGATTAACTCTGTTTAA